From the Marinomonas sp. THO17 genome, one window contains:
- a CDS encoding ArsC family reductase: MLNVYGIKNCDTMKKAFRWLDDNQIDYQFHDYKKAGVQAEQAKAWIDKLGWENVINKRGTTWRKLDDATKDTMDAEKAVALMQQQPSIIKRPLIETKTEILLGFNAEQYSQAFH, encoded by the coding sequence ATGTTGAATGTCTATGGCATTAAAAATTGCGACACAATGAAAAAAGCCTTTCGCTGGCTTGACGACAATCAAATCGACTATCAGTTTCATGACTATAAAAAAGCTGGTGTACAGGCGGAACAGGCAAAAGCTTGGATCGACAAACTCGGCTGGGAAAATGTGATCAATAAACGTGGTACTACTTGGCGCAAACTCGACGATGCAACAAAAGATACTATGGATGCTGAAAAGGCTGTGGCATTAATGCAACAACAACCTTCGATCATTAAACGCCCTTTGATAGAGACCAAAACAGAAATTTTATTAGGCTTTAATGCCGAGCAATATAGCCAAGCATTTCACTAA
- the dapD gene encoding 2,3,4,5-tetrahydropyridine-2,6-dicarboxylate N-succinyltransferase, whose product MSNSIFAFGLGIGTQNKEDQWLEVFYSAPCLGAEKSTVDAIVESTNYEGGNSTLVLDESDLNRLHMNLLKAGNIEQAELASRLKASTQPVILCILATDEAPANPAEVYLKLQLISHRLVQPHGTVLDGMFGLLVNTAWTSDGPIDVRELADRQLSARMEGRTIEVFSVDKFPKMLNFVVPAGIRVGDAARIRLGAHLGEGTTVMHEGFVNFNAGTLGTSMVEGRISAGVVVGNGSDLGGGCSTMGTLSGGGNIVIGVGEQCLIGANAGIGIGLGDRCTVESGLYITAGSKVTLLDENNQVVSVVKARELSGQSDLLFRRNSESGAIECKTNKTAIALNEALHAHN is encoded by the coding sequence ATGAGTAATTCAATTTTCGCATTTGGCCTTGGCATTGGTACACAAAACAAAGAAGACCAGTGGCTTGAGGTTTTCTATTCAGCACCTTGCCTAGGCGCGGAAAAAAGCACTGTAGATGCTATCGTCGAAAGCACTAACTATGAAGGTGGCAACAGCACTCTAGTTCTGGATGAAAGCGACCTCAATCGTCTTCATATGAACCTATTAAAAGCAGGCAATATTGAGCAAGCCGAATTAGCCTCTCGCTTAAAAGCCTCTACACAACCTGTGATTCTTTGTATATTGGCAACAGACGAAGCTCCAGCCAATCCTGCTGAAGTTTATCTAAAACTGCAATTGATTTCTCATCGTTTAGTGCAACCACACGGCACAGTGTTAGACGGTATGTTTGGTCTACTGGTTAACACAGCTTGGACAAGCGATGGTCCCATCGACGTTCGTGAATTAGCAGACCGCCAACTAAGTGCCCGCATGGAAGGTCGTACTATTGAAGTATTCAGCGTAGATAAATTCCCTAAAATGCTTAACTTTGTTGTTCCGGCTGGTATTCGTGTGGGAGACGCCGCTCGCATCCGTCTTGGTGCTCATTTGGGTGAAGGAACAACGGTAATGCATGAAGGTTTTGTTAACTTCAATGCCGGTACACTTGGCACCAGCATGGTAGAAGGCCGAATTTCAGCTGGCGTTGTGGTTGGTAACGGCTCTGACTTAGGCGGCGGTTGTTCCACCATGGGCACACTTTCTGGCGGTGGTAACATTGTAATCGGTGTAGGCGAACAATGTTTGATTGGCGCCAATGCTGGCATCGGGATCGGCCTTGGCGATCGCTGCACAGTGGAATCTGGCCTATACATTACAGCAGGTTCTAAAGTGACCTTATTGGACGAAAACAACCAAGTTGTTTCTGTTGTGAAAGCACGCGAGCTTTCTGGTCAATCTGACCTCTTGTTCCGTCGCAACTCTGAAAGCGGCGCTATTGAATGCAAAACCAACAAAACAGCCATTGCGCTTAATGAAGCCTTGCACGCACACAACTAA
- the dapC gene encoding succinyldiaminopimelate transaminase, whose translation MNPHIQTLHPYPFQKLADLLKGLTPNPDKKLIKLTIGEPQHAAPKVALEALETNLQGVSKYPSTKGELNLRTAISNWAKQRFDLDHLDAETQVLPVTGTREALFAIVQTLVGEKPSPLVVSPNPFYQIYEGAAILAGAERHFLACDASNQYRIDYSKVSDDVWQACELVFVCSPNNPSGTVTTLEDYALLIEKAKQFNFTIVADECYSEIYFGEKAPLGLLEACQKLGNTDYQHCLIFQSLSKRSNLPGLRSGFVAGDANILKPFLLYRTYQGCAMPLHHQIASIAAWNDEAHVIENRQIYTRKFDAVLNILQPIMKVSKPEAGFYLWPELDMPDEAFCTALYQEEAVLVLPGSYLGRMVNEHNPGSQHARMALVAEESECTEAAQRIKAFLSRR comes from the coding sequence ATGAACCCACACATACAAACATTACACCCCTACCCATTCCAGAAACTTGCTGATTTGCTTAAGGGGCTAACGCCAAACCCAGATAAAAAGTTAATTAAACTGACCATTGGTGAGCCTCAGCACGCTGCCCCTAAGGTGGCTTTGGAGGCTTTGGAAACAAACCTACAAGGCGTTAGTAAGTACCCAAGCACCAAAGGTGAACTCAACTTACGAACAGCAATCAGTAATTGGGCTAAACAACGCTTTGATTTGGATCATTTAGACGCAGAGACACAAGTATTACCCGTTACAGGCACCCGTGAAGCCTTGTTTGCTATTGTTCAAACGCTAGTCGGAGAAAAACCGTCACCTTTAGTAGTGAGCCCAAATCCTTTTTACCAAATCTACGAAGGCGCTGCGATTCTAGCTGGAGCGGAACGCCACTTCCTAGCTTGTGATGCCAGCAATCAGTATCGCATTGATTACAGCAAAGTAAGCGATGATGTATGGCAAGCTTGTGAGCTAGTGTTTGTATGTTCTCCTAATAATCCAAGTGGAACAGTCACCACACTAGAAGACTATGCCCTATTAATTGAGAAAGCCAAGCAGTTCAACTTCACCATTGTGGCAGATGAGTGTTACTCAGAGATTTATTTTGGAGAAAAAGCACCGCTTGGGTTGCTGGAAGCCTGCCAAAAATTGGGCAACACAGATTACCAGCATTGCTTAATTTTCCAATCTTTATCTAAACGTTCAAATCTGCCTGGTTTACGCTCAGGCTTTGTGGCTGGTGATGCCAACATTCTTAAGCCTTTTCTGCTGTACCGTACTTACCAAGGCTGTGCCATGCCGCTTCATCATCAAATTGCGTCTATTGCAGCATGGAATGATGAGGCGCACGTCATCGAAAACCGTCAAATTTATACGCGTAAATTTGATGCGGTACTCAACATATTGCAGCCTATAATGAAGGTCAGTAAACCCGAAGCAGGTTTCTACCTATGGCCTGAGCTGGATATGCCAGACGAAGCATTCTGCACCGCCCTTTATCAAGAAGAAGCCGTACTGGTCTTACCTGGTAGCTATTTAGGCCGCATGGTTAATGAACACAACCCGGGCAGTCAACATGCACGCATGGCACTGGTTGCCGAAGAATCAGAATGCACTGAAGCAGCACAACGTATAAAAGCTTTCCTCAGTCGCAGATAA
- the glnD gene encoding [protein-PII] uridylyltransferase, which yields MDFPAFPDAPPLLSEEEKIELSQTDCSISRYKAVIEEKTNAYNDLFHSLYPIEKLVKGLSAFFDEVLQAAWIAKKLDSEKHVSLVAVGGYGRSELHPKSDIDLLILVDNETSAPKDKLESFITFLWDINLDIGHSVRSIDDCIEIAKQDITIITNLIESRTLIGPDSLLTKLQVNIDTDKMWDGRSFYKAKTEEQKQRHAKYQNTAYNLEPNLKECPGGLRDMQVIDWVAKRHLHTHRLSALIDKQFLSEDEYIQIKGAVSHLWRIRWALHMIAGRKEDRLLFDHQRTLAKLFGFDDDDLKRNVERFMQGYYQSVAAIQQLNDLLLQHFEESFLSGDEQNNIEVLNEHFQVANGQLEARSNRLFQDNPSCMLELYVLYGTHESIRGIRANTMRQLRDSLDLIDDDFRNNKVNTDLFLDIIASRYRLTSILRSMKHLGLLGRYLPEFGAIIGQMQHDLFHIYTVDAHTLQLIENMRRLWLSEFKQKFPISAQAIRHVPKVELLYIAGLYHDIAKGRGGDHSELGCVDAQDFCERHGLSKRDTELVVWLVRNHLFMSVTAQRKDISDPEVIWEFASYVKDQEHLDYLFILTVADINATNPTMWNSWRASLMRQLYLETKRALRRGLDSPIDAETISDEHKQRALEFIIERNVDIAEAEAIWDTIEEEYFIRSNGDEIAWNTESIIHHRPSDKPLIAITPLGGRNFSGASKIFIYTPISDHLFAATAATFEQLGLTILDAKISHTTDNYSLDTFVVMDSNDNDTNLFLDKQRIELIKSTLMEQLENPSSYVGLVQRHTPRILKIFNSPATAHFVSQAEEVWSTLEVTAPDRPGLLALIGQFFMHNNIMLHKAKIATLGERVEDTFYITDDQGELISNPQRMDTICNLLKEKIDRFSQATE from the coding sequence ATGGACTTCCCTGCTTTTCCAGACGCTCCGCCATTGCTTTCTGAGGAAGAAAAAATTGAGCTTAGCCAAACCGACTGCTCAATTTCTCGCTATAAGGCTGTTATTGAAGAAAAAACTAACGCTTACAATGACTTGTTTCACTCTCTTTACCCTATCGAAAAACTGGTAAAAGGTTTATCTGCGTTTTTTGATGAGGTGCTACAAGCCGCCTGGATCGCCAAAAAACTAGATAGTGAAAAGCATGTCAGCTTGGTTGCTGTCGGAGGCTATGGACGTAGCGAACTGCATCCTAAATCTGATATTGATTTACTGATTTTAGTTGACAACGAAACCTCTGCGCCAAAAGACAAACTAGAGTCTTTCATTACTTTTTTGTGGGACATTAATTTAGACATTGGCCACAGTGTGCGCAGCATTGACGACTGCATAGAAATTGCCAAACAAGACATCACTATTATCACCAATCTCATTGAGTCACGAACCTTAATTGGCCCAGACAGCCTGCTCACTAAACTGCAAGTCAATATCGATACTGATAAGATGTGGGATGGCCGCTCGTTTTACAAAGCCAAGACAGAAGAGCAAAAGCAGCGTCACGCCAAATACCAAAATACTGCATACAATCTTGAACCCAATCTAAAAGAGTGCCCTGGTGGTTTACGAGACATGCAAGTTATCGACTGGGTAGCCAAACGCCACTTGCACACTCATCGCTTAAGTGCCTTGATTGATAAACAGTTTTTGTCTGAAGATGAATACATTCAAATCAAAGGCGCGGTCAGTCACTTATGGCGCATCCGCTGGGCATTGCACATGATCGCAGGGCGAAAAGAAGACCGTTTACTGTTTGATCACCAACGTACCTTAGCGAAACTCTTTGGCTTTGACGATGACGATCTGAAACGCAATGTTGAACGCTTTATGCAGGGCTATTACCAAAGTGTGGCCGCCATACAGCAACTAAACGACTTGTTATTACAACACTTTGAAGAATCCTTCTTAAGTGGTGATGAACAAAACAATATTGAAGTCTTAAATGAGCACTTTCAAGTTGCCAATGGTCAGCTAGAAGCTCGTTCTAATCGTTTATTCCAGGACAACCCCTCCTGCATGCTAGAACTTTATGTACTCTACGGTACTCATGAGAGCATTAGAGGCATTCGCGCCAACACCATGCGCCAACTTCGTGACAGCTTAGATCTGATTGACGATGATTTTCGCAACAACAAGGTTAACACAGACTTATTTTTAGACATCATTGCCAGTCGCTATCGCCTTACCAGCATATTAAGATCTATGAAACACCTAGGGCTGCTCGGGCGATATTTACCAGAATTCGGCGCCATCATAGGTCAGATGCAACATGATTTATTTCACATCTATACGGTTGATGCCCATACCCTTCAGCTAATTGAAAATATGCGTCGCCTATGGCTGTCTGAATTCAAACAAAAATTCCCCATTTCTGCGCAAGCAATCCGTCATGTACCAAAAGTCGAATTACTCTACATCGCAGGGCTATATCACGACATAGCTAAAGGTCGTGGTGGAGATCATTCGGAGTTAGGTTGTGTGGATGCGCAAGACTTCTGCGAACGTCATGGTCTTTCAAAGCGTGATACAGAACTAGTGGTTTGGTTAGTGCGTAATCACTTATTCATGTCGGTCACCGCACAACGCAAAGACATTTCGGACCCTGAGGTCATCTGGGAATTCGCCAGCTATGTAAAAGACCAAGAGCATTTGGATTACCTCTTTATACTGACCGTAGCTGACATTAATGCCACCAACCCAACTATGTGGAACAGCTGGCGCGCTTCGTTAATGCGTCAACTTTACTTAGAAACCAAACGCGCCTTACGCAGAGGCCTTGATTCACCTATCGACGCAGAAACCATCAGTGATGAGCATAAACAACGAGCCCTAGAATTCATTATTGAGCGTAATGTGGACATAGCAGAAGCCGAAGCTATTTGGGATACCATTGAAGAAGAATACTTCATTCGCTCTAACGGTGACGAAATTGCTTGGAATACAGAGTCCATAATTCACCACAGACCGAGTGATAAACCCCTTATTGCCATTACCCCATTAGGTGGCCGCAACTTCTCCGGCGCCAGCAAAATCTTTATTTACACCCCTATCAGCGACCACTTGTTCGCTGCCACAGCCGCCACCTTTGAACAACTTGGTTTAACCATTTTGGATGCTAAAATCAGTCATACTACTGATAACTATTCTTTAGATACTTTTGTGGTGATGGACAGTAATGATAATGATACGAACCTGTTTCTAGACAAACAACGTATTGAATTGATTAAAAGTACCTTGATGGAGCAGTTGGAGAATCCCTCTTCTTATGTGGGCTTAGTACAAAGACATACACCACGCATTTTGAAGATATTCAATTCACCAGCGACGGCACATTTTGTTAGCCAAGCAGAGGAAGTCTGGTCCACTTTGGAAGTTACAGCACCAGATCGCCCAGGATTGCTCGCGTTAATTGGCCAGTTTTTTATGCACAACAATATCATGTTGCACAAAGCCAAAATTGCCACCTTAGGCGAACGTGTGGAAGACACCTTTTACATCACAGACGACCAAGGTGAGCTAATCAGCAACCCACAGCGTATGGACACTATTTGTAATCTATTAAAAGAAAAAATTGACCGCTTTTCGCAAGCAACGGAATAA
- the map gene encoding type I methionyl aminopeptidase has protein sequence MSNEILQKVEQLTQNGRVEVPAGVKLPAATRFTDINDLEGMRTAGRLAAEVLVMLEEFVVPGVSTEQLDIIAHNYMIEQQGAIPAPLNYHGFPKSCCTSVNDVVCHGIPNDKPLKKGDVVNIDITVIKNGYYGDTSKMFFVGPVAAHAERLAKVTQECLYLAIDMVKPGIQLGDIGAAIAAHAHKNHYSVVEDYCGHGVGTTFHGEPQVAHYGKPGTGYTLEEGMTLTIEPMINAGKKQLKHSGPDNWIAKTKDGRLSAQYEHTLLVTADGVEVLTRRPEETRFA, from the coding sequence ATGAGCAACGAAATCCTACAAAAAGTTGAACAACTCACTCAAAATGGCCGTGTAGAGGTACCTGCTGGCGTTAAACTTCCGGCAGCCACTCGCTTCACCGACATTAACGACTTAGAAGGCATGCGAACCGCAGGCCGCCTTGCCGCGGAAGTACTGGTTATGCTGGAAGAATTTGTTGTGCCAGGTGTGAGCACAGAACAGCTTGACATCATTGCTCATAATTACATGATTGAACAACAGGGCGCAATTCCTGCTCCGCTTAATTATCATGGCTTCCCAAAATCTTGCTGCACCTCTGTTAATGATGTTGTTTGTCACGGCATCCCGAACGACAAACCCCTGAAAAAAGGCGATGTGGTTAACATAGATATCACTGTCATCAAAAACGGTTATTATGGCGATACCAGTAAAATGTTTTTTGTTGGCCCAGTTGCCGCTCATGCTGAGCGACTTGCTAAAGTCACTCAGGAATGTTTATACCTGGCCATCGACATGGTAAAACCTGGTATACAACTTGGTGATATTGGTGCCGCTATTGCAGCACACGCCCACAAAAACCATTATTCCGTGGTAGAAGACTATTGTGGTCATGGTGTTGGCACCACCTTCCACGGTGAGCCTCAGGTAGCTCACTATGGTAAACCGGGCACTGGATATACCTTAGAGGAAGGCATGACATTAACCATTGAACCTATGATTAATGCAGGTAAGAAGCAACTGAAACATTCAGGCCCAGATAATTGGATAGCAAAAACCAAAGATGGTCGTTTGTCTGCTCAATATGAGCACACACTTTTGGTCACTGCGGACGGCGTAGAAGTCCTAACCCGCCGCCCAGAAGAAACGCGCTTCGCATAG